The bacterium genome includes a window with the following:
- a CDS encoding 4Fe-4S binding protein, whose product MMEATESAPAEAPKPAAKPEKAAKPKMKALVERDACTGCEYCVHWCPVPECLVMKEGEQVPGVLQIVHVNIETCIGCKLCEQNCPYDAIHVYKLAPEEIEAAKPLDGVIPEPFHEGLL is encoded by the coding sequence ATGATGGAAGCCACCGAATCCGCGCCGGCCGAGGCCCCCAAGCCGGCGGCCAAGCCCGAGAAAGCGGCGAAACCCAAGATGAAGGCGCTGGTCGAGCGCGACGCCTGCACGGGCTGCGAGTACTGCGTCCATTGGTGTCCGGTGCCGGAATGCCTGGTGATGAAGGAAGGCGAGCAGGTTCCGGGCGTCCTGCAAATCGTCCACGTCAACATCGAGACCTGCATCGGCTGCAAACTCTGCGAACAGAATTGCCCCTACGACGCCATCCACGTCTACAAGCTCGCCCCCGAGGAAATCGAGGCCGCGAAACCCCTGGACGGCGTGATTCCCGAGCCTTTTCACGAAGGCCTTCTCTAA
- a CDS encoding UDP-N-acetylmuramoyl-L-alanyl-D-glutamate--2,6-diaminopimelate ligase, with amino-acid sequence MLQELMKTIRVKRVIGPLKGAKVRGVTQDSRKVEKGFLFVAIPGEKLDGHDFVADAVKQGAIAAVVRRNADPQGSVPQFVVADPRAALADLAARFYGEPSLKLRVAGVTGTNGKTSVTYLLESILNVAGRKPAVLGTVNYRYGGQVLPAPHTTPESVDLQALFARMVEEGVTDVVMEVSSHALAMERVRGVHFDVAAFTNLTQDHLDYHAGLDEYFEAKKTLFTRFLAASLKTSRSAVVNLDDPRGAKITRGLPKSVERATVSVEGPADVFCRSHRLSEEGIEAEVVCGGSALQVRSPLIGSYNLQNVLVAIGAARGLGVDDAAIVKGIAALGCVPGRLERIPNGRGLNVFVDYAHTPDAVGRVAATLKGLAEKKGKRLITVFGCGGDRDRSKRPLMGREAGRFSDFVIVTSDNPRTEEPEAIIDEILPGLKDVRFPADRILRIVDREKALREAVRIAKAGDFVLVAGKGHEDYQIIGTKKFRFSDHEILRGILKS; translated from the coding sequence ATGTTGCAAGAACTCATGAAGACCATCCGCGTCAAGCGGGTCATCGGACCCCTGAAGGGCGCGAAGGTGCGCGGCGTGACGCAGGACTCCCGCAAGGTGGAGAAGGGATTCCTGTTCGTCGCGATCCCCGGCGAAAAACTCGACGGCCATGACTTCGTGGCGGACGCCGTCAAACAGGGAGCGATCGCCGCCGTGGTCCGGCGGAACGCCGACCCCCAGGGGAGCGTGCCGCAATTCGTGGTGGCGGATCCGCGCGCGGCCCTGGCCGACCTCGCGGCGCGCTTCTACGGCGAGCCGTCGCTCAAGTTGCGCGTGGCCGGTGTGACGGGAACCAACGGCAAGACCAGCGTGACCTATTTGCTCGAATCCATCCTGAACGTGGCGGGCCGGAAACCCGCCGTCTTGGGCACCGTCAATTACCGTTACGGCGGCCAGGTCCTTCCGGCCCCGCACACGACGCCCGAGTCCGTCGATCTTCAGGCGCTTTTCGCGCGCATGGTGGAGGAAGGAGTCACCGACGTCGTGATGGAGGTCTCGTCGCACGCGCTCGCGATGGAGCGGGTTCGCGGCGTGCACTTCGACGTCGCCGCCTTCACCAACCTCACCCAGGACCATCTCGATTATCACGCGGGACTCGACGAATACTTCGAGGCGAAAAAGACCCTCTTCACCCGTTTCCTCGCCGCGAGCCTCAAGACCAGCCGCTCCGCGGTGGTGAACTTGGACGACCCGCGCGGAGCCAAGATCACGCGCGGGCTTCCCAAATCGGTGGAGAGGGCGACGGTCTCCGTCGAGGGGCCTGCGGACGTCTTCTGCCGGTCCCATCGGCTGAGCGAGGAGGGGATCGAGGCGGAGGTCGTCTGCGGCGGATCGGCTCTTCAGGTCCGCTCGCCCCTGATCGGGTCGTACAATCTTCAAAACGTTTTGGTGGCGATCGGCGCGGCCCGCGGGCTGGGCGTCGACGACGCGGCCATCGTCAAGGGCATCGCGGCCCTCGGCTGCGTGCCGGGACGCCTCGAGAGGATACCGAACGGACGCGGCCTTAACGTGTTCGTCGATTACGCGCACACACCGGACGCCGTCGGACGCGTCGCGGCGACCCTCAAGGGACTTGCGGAGAAGAAGGGCAAGCGCCTGATCACGGTGTTCGGTTGCGGCGGCGACCGCGACCGCTCCAAACGGCCCCTCATGGGACGGGAGGCGGGGCGCTTTTCGGACTTCGTGATCGTGACTTCCGACAATCCCCGGACGGAAGAGCCCGAGGCGATCATCGACGAAATCCTGCCCGGGCTGAAAGACGTTCGTTTCCCCGCCGACCGTATCCTCCGGATCGTCGACCGGGAAAAGGCCCTCCGGGAGGCGGTCAGGATCGCGAAGGCGGGCGACTTCGTCCTCGTCGCCGGGAAGGGGCATGAGGACTACCAAATCATCGGGACGAAAAAGTTCCGCTTCAGTGACCATGAAATCTTGAGGGGGATCTTGAAATCATGA
- a CDS encoding penicillin-binding protein, giving the protein MKKKTVFTKDRGARTKKKRIAVVVFLFFLGFTALVYRGLHLHLSRDPKLVRIAQNQYRTKIPEAPPRGNIYDASENELAVSVPSYALAVRPGKARDKAALSARLKGILKMPAKDLEEKLSSEKKYVWIKRYLSPREKDELEAVSKDLAADGVELVKGSKRFYPNREVASQILGAVGIDNEGLSGIELFYDRDLKGSAADSTAYRDAHGRMFETLETLGSALGRESREPNHLHLTLRKNIQYAAERELNQTCDKYDAKSCTAIVLDPATGAILAMASYPTFNPNAYQSYDVGSWRNIAVTDSFEPGSTFKPILAAAALEDGAVGPDDRFFCENGNLKVGDHVIHDHEKYGMLSVRQIIKVSSNIGIYKVGKKLGKKLFAETVEKFGFGRKTGIDYPGEIAGSVRPSKSWQEIDFANISFGQGLLTTPLQLASAYAAFANGGVRMKPYVVSRVTDAEGRTIQKNDPEEAARVVGPATARLMLQIMKGVTEEGGTATRAALPGYTVAGKTGTAQKVVNGKYSHDKFVSSFVGVVPADAPRFVVLVMVNEPKGEIYGGLVAAPVFKEIAWAALTDLGVPPETSPGKSESPGVTVAKGEASKKAKTEKKLSAKLANAAEKVLVQAGLVVPAGLADAPAALPQSVPDFRGLSKRKVLAILDERKLKCQVLGSGVAESQSPAPGSPARKGEGCKIVFRAD; this is encoded by the coding sequence GTGAAAAAGAAAACAGTCTTCACGAAAGACAGAGGGGCGAGAACCAAGAAAAAGCGCATCGCCGTGGTCGTCTTTCTTTTCTTTCTCGGCTTCACGGCCCTCGTTTACCGCGGACTCCATCTTCACCTCTCGCGCGACCCCAAGCTCGTCCGGATCGCCCAGAATCAGTACCGCACGAAAATCCCCGAAGCTCCTCCCCGCGGCAACATCTACGACGCCTCCGAGAACGAGCTCGCCGTGAGCGTCCCCTCGTACGCCCTGGCGGTTCGTCCGGGCAAGGCCAGGGACAAGGCGGCCCTCTCCGCCCGTTTGAAGGGCATTTTGAAAATGCCGGCCAAGGACCTGGAGGAAAAGCTGTCCTCCGAAAAGAAATACGTTTGGATCAAGAGGTATTTGAGTCCCCGGGAGAAGGATGAGTTGGAGGCCGTGTCGAAGGATCTGGCCGCGGACGGCGTGGAGCTCGTCAAGGGCTCAAAGCGCTTTTATCCCAACCGCGAGGTGGCCAGCCAGATTTTGGGCGCGGTCGGGATCGACAACGAGGGGCTGAGCGGCATCGAGCTTTTCTACGACCGCGATCTCAAGGGATCGGCGGCCGATTCCACCGCCTACCGCGACGCACACGGACGGATGTTCGAGACACTGGAGACCCTGGGCTCGGCCCTGGGCCGGGAGTCGCGTGAGCCCAACCACCTGCACCTGACGCTGCGCAAGAACATCCAGTACGCCGCCGAGCGGGAGCTCAATCAAACCTGCGACAAGTACGACGCCAAGTCCTGCACGGCGATCGTCCTCGATCCGGCGACTGGCGCGATTCTCGCCATGGCCTCCTATCCCACCTTCAATCCCAACGCCTATCAGTCCTACGACGTCGGCTCCTGGAGGAACATCGCCGTGACCGACTCCTTCGAACCGGGGTCGACCTTCAAGCCGATCCTCGCGGCGGCGGCCCTGGAGGACGGCGCGGTGGGTCCCGATGACAGGTTCTTCTGCGAGAACGGGAACCTCAAGGTGGGCGACCACGTCATCCACGATCACGAGAAATACGGCATGCTGTCGGTCCGCCAGATCATCAAGGTTTCCTCGAACATCGGCATCTACAAGGTGGGCAAGAAATTGGGCAAGAAGCTCTTCGCCGAAACCGTCGAGAAGTTCGGGTTCGGCCGCAAGACGGGTATCGACTATCCCGGAGAAATCGCGGGTTCCGTCCGTCCTTCCAAGTCCTGGCAGGAAATCGATTTCGCCAACATCTCCTTCGGCCAGGGACTGCTCACGACGCCTCTGCAGCTGGCCTCGGCGTACGCGGCGTTCGCCAACGGCGGCGTGCGCATGAAGCCCTACGTGGTCTCGCGCGTCACGGACGCCGAGGGCCGGACGATCCAAAAGAACGACCCGGAGGAGGCCGCGAGGGTGGTCGGGCCCGCGACGGCGCGCCTGATGCTCCAGATCATGAAAGGCGTGACGGAGGAGGGCGGCACCGCCACGCGGGCGGCCTTGCCGGGTTACACGGTGGCGGGAAAAACGGGCACGGCCCAGAAGGTCGTGAACGGAAAATATTCGCACGACAAGTTCGTGAGCTCGTTCGTGGGCGTCGTTCCGGCGGACGCGCCTCGGTTCGTCGTCCTGGTCATGGTGAACGAGCCCAAGGGCGAGATCTATGGCGGGCTCGTCGCCGCTCCGGTCTTCAAAGAAATCGCCTGGGCCGCCCTGACCGACCTGGGCGTGCCGCCGGAGACGTCGCCGGGGAAATCCGAGAGCCCCGGCGTTACGGTCGCCAAAGGGGAAGCGTCCAAGAAAGCCAAGACGGAGAAGAAACTGTCGGCAAAATTGGCGAACGCCGCGGAGAAGGTCTTGGTCCAGGCGGGTCTGGTCGTGCCGGCGGGATTGGCGGACGCGCCGGCGGCGCTTCCCCAGAGCGTTCCGGATTTCCGGGGGCTTTCGAAGCGAAAGGTGTTGGCGATCTTGGACGAGCGGAAGCTCAAGTGCCAGGTGTTGGGATCGGGCGTCGCCGAGTCGCAGTCCCCCGCGCCGGGGAGTCCGGCGCGGAAGGGGGAAGGCTGCAAGATCGTTTTCAGGGCGGACTAA
- the mraZ gene encoding division/cell wall cluster transcriptional repressor MraZ: MFRGRYEHTIDPKGRLSIPSKFREILVAHFDERLILTNFDQCLWAYPVREWKAVEDKVAALPQFKPEVKALQRFFISAASECPVDPNGRIIIPTTLRKYADLNQDVVIVGMTNRFEIWAKEKWQKIFEQAEHDLNAMGEKLADLGL, from the coding sequence GTGTTTCGCGGGCGATACGAACATACCATCGATCCGAAGGGCCGTCTGTCCATTCCTTCCAAGTTCCGGGAGATTTTGGTCGCGCATTTTGACGAACGTTTGATCCTGACCAATTTCGACCAGTGTTTGTGGGCCTATCCGGTCCGCGAGTGGAAGGCCGTCGAGGACAAGGTGGCCGCGCTTCCTCAGTTCAAGCCGGAGGTGAAGGCCTTGCAGCGCTTCTTCATCTCGGCCGCGAGCGAGTGCCCCGTCGATCCCAACGGGCGCATCATCATTCCCACGACGTTGCGCAAATACGCCGACTTGAATCAGGACGTCGTCATCGTCGGGATGACCAACCGTTTCGAAATTTGGGCGAAGGAGAAGTGGCAAAAAATCTTCGAGCAGGCGGAGCACGACTTGAACGCCATGGGCGAGAAACTCGCGGATCTCGGTCTTTAG
- a CDS encoding DUF4215 domain-containing protein has product MKHIVILTVFLLWSGASWAATFTVTKTADTADGTCNADCSLREAISASNATSTNDVITLPAGTFPIQIASTCENFNDDGDIDIFTTTPGKTLTINGTGVATTIIDGNDVDRVFDLVSQSVFTPTVTINGVTVRDGTAQEDFDGCGVGGDGGGIRIGNLASLTMNDSVVEQNAADEGGGIYNNGSLTIDESTVRTNQSRFDGGGIGNTNVCLGTDILITNSTVSGNTAGDSTGNGSQGNGGGISSSSGEVRVVDSTISGNRAVGTDGAGNGGGLYVFSGACPATAILMNATITANTADFGGFFSGDGGGVAVEGQIVPALTALVVTSDELNLRNTIIAGNTDASTTGTLTPDCVTIGSAVINSEGFSLIGNETGCDGSFTGTGDQVGTAGSPINARLGPLANNGGPTQTHALLTTPFVSPAIDAANPAGCFTNDANSGSALTRDQRNAPRPLDGGPAGPSPARCDIGAFELGGCGDGFVAPTEECDDGNLTNGDGCNDTCQIEACGNGVLDAGEECDDGNVADGDGCSANCTNEVIPACGDDILQSGEECDDGNTIAGDGCAADCTLEPFCGDGTLDAGEGCDDGNKTNNDGCSSTCAVEPSLILLLGDGGCSLIRTP; this is encoded by the coding sequence ATGAAACACATCGTGATCCTGACCGTCTTTCTCCTGTGGAGCGGCGCCTCTTGGGCGGCGACGTTCACGGTCACCAAAACGGCGGATACGGCCGACGGGACCTGCAATGCCGACTGTTCGCTTCGGGAGGCCATCAGCGCATCCAACGCCACATCGACCAACGACGTGATCACGTTGCCTGCGGGGACCTTTCCCATCCAGATCGCGTCGACCTGCGAAAACTTCAACGACGATGGCGATATCGACATCTTTACCACGACCCCCGGCAAGACGTTGACGATCAACGGGACCGGTGTGGCCACGACGATCATCGACGGCAACGACGTTGACCGTGTCTTCGACCTCGTGTCGCAGTCGGTCTTCACGCCGACGGTGACGATCAACGGGGTCACGGTCCGGGACGGGACGGCGCAGGAGGACTTTGACGGGTGCGGCGTCGGGGGGGACGGCGGCGGAATCCGGATCGGAAATCTGGCGTCCTTGACGATGAACGATTCCGTCGTGGAGCAGAACGCCGCCGACGAGGGCGGCGGCATCTACAACAACGGCTCGCTGACGATCGACGAGAGCACGGTTCGAACGAACCAGTCCCGATTTGACGGGGGCGGGATCGGGAACACGAACGTTTGCCTGGGCACAGACATCTTGATCACGAACAGCACCGTCAGCGGGAACACGGCCGGCGATTCCACGGGGAACGGCTCACAGGGCAACGGCGGCGGCATCAGTAGCAGCAGCGGGGAGGTGAGGGTCGTCGACAGCACGATCAGCGGCAATCGGGCCGTGGGCACGGACGGCGCTGGCAACGGGGGCGGTCTCTATGTCTTCTCGGGTGCTTGCCCGGCGACGGCCATTCTGATGAACGCGACGATCACGGCCAACACGGCGGACTTCGGCGGGTTCTTCAGCGGGGATGGAGGCGGTGTCGCCGTCGAGGGGCAGATCGTGCCGGCGCTCACGGCGCTCGTCGTGACCAGCGACGAATTGAATCTGAGAAACACCATCATCGCCGGAAATACGGATGCGAGCACCACCGGCACACTGACCCCGGATTGCGTCACCATCGGCTCCGCGGTGATCAATTCCGAAGGTTTCAGCCTGATCGGCAACGAGACCGGCTGTGACGGGTCCTTTACGGGGACCGGCGATCAGGTTGGGACGGCGGGGAGCCCCATCAACGCCCGCCTCGGTCCGTTGGCCAACAACGGTGGGCCGACCCAGACGCATGCGCTGTTGACGACCCCGTTCGTGAGCCCCGCCATCGACGCCGCCAACCCGGCGGGGTGCTTCACGAACGACGCCAACTCGGGCAGCGCCCTGACGAGGGACCAGCGCAACGCGCCCCGTCCCCTGGACGGCGGTCCGGCTGGGCCGTCCCCGGCCCGTTGTGACATCGGCGCCTTCGAATTGGGAGGCTGCGGCGACGGCTTTGTCGCTCCGACCGAGGAGTGCGACGACGGCAATTTGACCAACGGTGACGGCTGCAACGACACGTGCCAGATTGAGGCGTGCGGCAACGGCGTGCTGGATGCGGGCGAAGAGTGCGACGATGGAAACGTCGCCGACGGCGACGGCTGTTCGGCGAATTGCACGAACGAGGTGATTCCGGCGTGCGGGGACGACATCCTGCAATCCGGCGAGGAGTGCGACGACGGCAATACGATCGCCGGCGACGGATGCGCGGCCGATTGCACGCTGGAGCCGTTTTGCGGCGACGGAACCCTTGACGCCGGCGAGGGTTGCGACGATGGCAATAAGACGAATAACGACGGCTGCTCCTCCACCTGCGCCGTGGAGCCGTCCTTGATCCTCCTTCTGGGCGACGGCGGGTGCAGCCTCATTAGGACGCCTTGA
- the murF gene encoding UDP-N-acetylmuramoyl-tripeptide--D-alanyl-D-alanine ligase — translation MRLTVGEILNAVGGRLVAGDPDEAATGVSTDSRALQAGDLFVALKGERHDGHQYLADVFAKGAAAAIVQEGAEEPNPDFRNLIEVRDTLTALGDLAHFWRRRFPIPVVAITGSNGKTTAKDMTAAVLAAAYRVLKTEGNFNNLIGLPLTLFRLRPEHEMAVVEMGMNRLGEIDRLAEIASPSVGVVTTVARAHLEGLGGLANVARAKGELIARLPEGGLAVLNADASGGGRFTPEFARAARRRGARAATFGLSPKADYRAIRVKAEGLKGVRFDARVVGKKWGKTAAFSLGVPGRHNVSNALAAIAVGDRFDVPVSKMRSALSRFHAGSKRMEIVRLAKGIDVVNDCYNANPDSTEASLHFLKELGPRRRRVAVLGEMLELGRWAASCHREVGGAAARSGVKLLFAVGPHAEDLVKGARRAGLAKSSSFSFGQVEESLPMIRSLLKAKDVVLVKGSRGMKMERVTEDLMGRGMARHAPTGGTT, via the coding sequence ATGAGGCTCACGGTCGGCGAAATTCTGAACGCCGTCGGCGGCCGGCTCGTCGCGGGGGATCCCGACGAGGCCGCGACCGGCGTCTCGACCGATTCGCGCGCCCTTCAGGCGGGAGACCTTTTCGTCGCGCTCAAGGGCGAGCGCCACGACGGGCACCAGTATCTGGCGGACGTGTTCGCCAAAGGAGCGGCGGCCGCGATCGTCCAGGAGGGGGCCGAGGAGCCGAATCCGGACTTCAGGAACCTGATCGAAGTCCGAGACACCCTGACGGCCCTGGGCGACCTGGCGCATTTCTGGCGGAGGCGGTTTCCGATTCCCGTCGTCGCGATCACGGGCTCCAACGGCAAGACGACGGCCAAGGACATGACCGCGGCCGTGCTCGCCGCCGCGTACCGCGTGCTGAAGACCGAGGGGAATTTCAACAACCTGATCGGGCTTCCGCTCACTCTCTTCCGGCTCCGGCCGGAGCACGAGATGGCGGTGGTGGAAATGGGGATGAACCGTCTGGGCGAAATCGACCGGCTCGCGGAGATCGCCTCACCGAGCGTGGGCGTCGTGACGACCGTGGCCCGGGCCCACCTGGAGGGTCTTGGGGGACTCGCCAACGTGGCCCGGGCCAAGGGCGAGCTGATCGCGCGTCTCCCCGAGGGGGGGCTCGCCGTCCTGAACGCCGACGCCTCCGGGGGAGGACGATTCACGCCCGAGTTCGCCAGGGCCGCCCGTCGCCGCGGGGCGCGGGCCGCCACCTTCGGGCTCTCCCCGAAGGCGGACTACCGGGCGATCCGCGTGAAGGCCGAAGGCTTGAAGGGGGTCCGTTTCGACGCCCGCGTCGTTGGAAAGAAATGGGGCAAGACGGCGGCGTTTTCCCTCGGCGTGCCCGGGCGCCACAACGTTTCGAATGCGCTCGCCGCCATCGCGGTGGGCGATCGCTTCGACGTGCCCGTCTCCAAGATGAGATCCGCCCTTTCGCGTTTTCACGCGGGGTCGAAGCGGATGGAGATCGTCCGTCTCGCCAAGGGAATCGACGTCGTCAACGACTGCTACAACGCCAATCCCGATTCCACCGAGGCGTCGCTCCATTTCCTCAAGGAACTGGGTCCCCGCCGCAGGCGGGTGGCGGTCCTGGGCGAAATGCTGGAGTTGGGCCGCTGGGCGGCGTCCTGCCACCGCGAGGTCGGCGGGGCGGCCGCGCGGTCCGGGGTCAAGCTCCTCTTCGCCGTGGGCCCTCACGCGGAGGACCTGGTGAAAGGCGCGCGGCGGGCGGGGCTCGCCAAGTCGTCGTCGTTTTCGTTCGGGCAGGTCGAGGAATCGCTCCCCATGATCCGGTCGCTCCTCAAGGCCAAGGACGTCGTTCTCGTGAAAGGCTCCCGGGGAATGAAGATGGAGCGCGTGACGGAAGATCTTATGGGTAGGGGCATGGCGCGCCATGCCCCTACGGGGGGCACCACCTAA
- a CDS encoding STAS domain-containing protein, with amino-acid sequence MFMQVDDVSIFNPSGELDHVDGRALLEKIRKSLSSDWRKIVIDLSQVEHIHYGILGQLWGLAEITAGAAGGIKLANVNPHNRQILILTGMDRRFETYDSVADAVLSFQNPLLRAGRLH; translated from the coding sequence ATGTTCATGCAGGTGGACGACGTGTCGATCTTCAACCCCTCCGGCGAGCTGGATCACGTCGACGGGCGCGCTCTCTTGGAAAAAATCCGAAAATCCTTGAGCTCCGATTGGAGGAAGATCGTCATCGACCTCTCTCAGGTCGAGCACATCCATTACGGCATTTTGGGCCAGTTGTGGGGGCTTGCGGAGATCACGGCGGGCGCGGCGGGCGGCATCAAGCTCGCCAACGTCAACCCTCACAACCGGCAGATCCTGATCTTGACGGGCATGGACCGGCGCTTCGAGACGTACGACTCGGTCGCGGACGCGGTCTTGAGTTTTCAGAATCCGCTTCTGAGAGCGGGCCGGTTGCATTGA
- the rsmH gene encoding 16S rRNA (cytosine(1402)-N(4))-methyltransferase RsmH has translation MVHRAVLVRESVDLLVTKPDGVYVDATVGAGGHAGEILKRLGAGGRLLGIDRDSDILEQARERLAGDARVVLHHGSFEDLETAMRILGVRRVDGILADLGVSSLQLDRAERGFSFAKDAPLDMRMDPGEGITAADYLAEVSEKELERVLKEYGEERFARRIARRILEARRRQPIETTAALAGIVSRAVPRGAGRIHPATRTFQALRIAVNGELDRLDALLHRAPAALAPGGRLAILSYHSLEDRRVKRAFVEAERLGALRRLTKKPLTPSEDEVRDNPRSRSAKLRVAEKTEASS, from the coding sequence ATGGTTCACCGCGCGGTGTTGGTTCGCGAGTCGGTGGATCTCTTGGTGACGAAGCCGGACGGCGTTTACGTCGACGCGACCGTGGGGGCGGGCGGGCACGCCGGGGAAATTCTCAAGCGCTTGGGCGCCGGAGGAAGGCTCCTCGGCATCGACAGGGATTCCGACATTCTGGAGCAGGCTCGGGAGCGGCTGGCCGGGGACGCGAGGGTCGTCCTCCATCACGGATCCTTCGAGGACCTGGAGACGGCCATGAGGATTCTGGGCGTTCGGCGGGTCGACGGCATCCTCGCCGATCTCGGGGTGTCGTCCCTGCAGCTCGACCGGGCTGAGAGGGGATTCAGTTTTGCCAAGGACGCCCCGCTCGACATGAGGATGGACCCGGGAGAAGGCATAACCGCGGCGGATTACCTGGCGGAGGTCTCGGAGAAGGAACTGGAGCGGGTCTTGAAGGAGTACGGCGAAGAGCGGTTTGCGAGGAGGATCGCGAGGAGGATCTTGGAGGCACGGCGGAGACAACCGATCGAAACAACGGCGGCGCTGGCCGGGATCGTCTCGCGCGCCGTTCCGCGCGGCGCGGGACGGATTCACCCGGCGACGCGGACGTTTCAGGCCTTGAGGATCGCGGTAAACGGCGAGCTGGACCGGCTCGATGCGCTCCTTCATCGGGCGCCCGCCGCGCTCGCGCCCGGCGGCAGACTCGCCATCCTCTCCTACCATTCGCTGGAGGACCGAAGGGTCAAGCGGGCGTTTGTCGAGGCGGAACGGCTGGGCGCGCTCCGACGCCTGACCAAGAAACCGTTGACGCCTTCGGAGGACGAGGTCCGGGACAATCCCCGGTCCCGTTCCGCGAAACTGCGGGTCGCCGAAAAGACGGAGGCGTCGTCGTGA
- the ftsL gene encoding cell division protein FtsL codes for MRTAFMPQTRIRRRGLAVTQKLKMRRLLKGALVYVALIFVFSLGYVWTRVQVVETGYRLRSLEVSRNKLKEDNRSLMVEAATLRSPQRLEQIAKQMGLQRPTESQIVYLKKEKP; via the coding sequence GTGAGAACGGCCTTCATGCCCCAGACGCGCATCCGCCGCCGCGGCCTGGCGGTGACACAGAAGCTCAAGATGCGCCGCCTGCTCAAGGGGGCGCTCGTCTACGTGGCGCTCATCTTCGTCTTCAGCCTTGGCTACGTGTGGACGCGCGTCCAGGTCGTCGAGACGGGATACCGCCTGAGAAGCCTGGAGGTGAGCCGGAACAAGCTCAAGGAGGACAACCGTTCGCTCATGGTGGAGGCGGCGACGCTCAGGTCGCCGCAGCGCCTCGAACAGATCGCAAAGCAGATGGGCCTGCAGCGCCCGACCGAAAGCCAGATCGTCTATTTGAAAAAAGAAAAACCGTGA
- a CDS encoding OmpA family protein gives MKVRSLLFILVSACAALLPVASPAATSFDSLSFKPADDHGYFLVTQQSQTLGKWGWAAGLTTEFSNDSLVLKNAAGARIQDVIDDQIALQAGGALGVADWLNVGLNVSFVPLQRFTRIAPPISDDGARMGDVRLDFKARIVDNEKHPVGLSVVPFVTFPTGSDSHFVGNGKFTGGALAVLDSKRIADRVSLALNVGAQLRDEVTLSPGTTIGHQLLYSAAGNVAIVKKKLEGIVDVNGWTTFDNFFDSNNRNLELNGALRFFPIDKLAVTAGAGTGLQDGAGAPDFRAFLTVAYRHPREEKAAPPPPEPAPAQEEVITTNRIHFAFNKAAIRPESYPVIDEILASIQGRPEIESVRVEGHADSVGSDAYNQKLSDQRANAVRTYMTDKGYPADKVTAVGMGESAPIADNATKSGRAQNRRVEFHLQIKSGAHIKVKKKGEESPTFQEGDPIKDKK, from the coding sequence ATGAAAGTCCGCAGCCTTCTTTTCATTCTTGTCTCCGCCTGCGCGGCCCTTCTTCCCGTCGCGTCGCCGGCGGCGACGAGTTTCGATTCGTTGAGCTTCAAGCCGGCCGATGACCACGGCTACTTCCTGGTCACCCAGCAGTCGCAGACGCTCGGAAAGTGGGGATGGGCCGCGGGACTGACGACGGAATTCTCGAACGACTCGCTCGTCTTGAAAAACGCCGCGGGGGCCCGCATTCAAGACGTCATCGACGATCAGATCGCCCTGCAGGCGGGAGGGGCCTTGGGCGTCGCCGACTGGTTGAACGTGGGACTGAACGTGAGCTTCGTCCCCCTTCAACGGTTCACCCGGATCGCTCCCCCCATTTCGGACGATGGGGCCCGCATGGGCGACGTCCGCCTGGATTTCAAGGCGCGGATTGTGGACAACGAAAAACATCCCGTCGGACTGTCCGTGGTGCCTTTCGTCACCTTCCCGACGGGAAGCGACAGCCATTTTGTCGGCAACGGAAAATTCACGGGCGGTGCGCTCGCGGTTTTGGATTCCAAGCGGATCGCGGACCGAGTCTCCCTGGCGCTGAATGTCGGCGCGCAGCTCCGGGACGAAGTCACGTTGAGTCCCGGGACGACGATCGGGCATCAGCTCCTGTACAGCGCGGCGGGCAACGTCGCCATCGTCAAGAAGAAGCTGGAAGGCATCGTCGACGTGAACGGTTGGACGACGTTCGACAATTTCTTCGATTCGAACAACCGGAACCTCGAACTGAACGGCGCCCTGCGGTTTTTCCCGATCGACAAGCTGGCTGTGACGGCGGGCGCGGGGACAGGCCTGCAGGACGGCGCGGGCGCGCCTGATTTTAGGGCCTTCCTGACGGTGGCTTATCGCCATCCGCGCGAAGAGAAGGCCGCACCGCCGCCTCCGGAGCCCGCGCCGGCCCAAGAGGAAGTCATCACGACCAACCGCATTCACTTTGCGTTCAATAAGGCGGCGATCCGGCCCGAGTCTTACCCCGTCATCGACGAGATCCTGGCCTCCATCCAGGGCCGTCCCGAAATCGAGAGCGTGCGTGTGGAGGGGCACGCCGACAGCGTGGGTTCGGATGCCTACAACCAGAAACTATCCGACCAGCGCGCGAACGCGGTGCGGACCTACATGACCGACAAGGGGTATCCGGCCGACAAGGTGACCGCCGTCGGCATGGGCGAGAGCGCCCCGATCGCCGACAACGCGACCAAATCCGGCCGGGCTCAGAATCGCCGCGTGGAATTCCATCTTCAGATCAAGTCCGGGGCCCACATAAAGGTGAAAAAGAAGGGCGAGGAGTCACCCACCTTCCAGGAAGGCGATCCGATCAAGGACAAGAAGTAG